GTCAACGCCAAAACGCAGGCTGATGTGCCAGAGCGTTGCGCTGGCAGGCAGTCCTGCGCCACTTTCAACGGCAGGTTCTTTGGCGGGCGATGTGTCCTGGGCCGCGCCGGGCGCCTGATAGTTTTGCAGGGCCTGGCGCAGCGCAGATTCCCGGGCCAGCGCCGGGGCCTGCAATTGCGCGCCCTGGCTGGCGACGACCTCGATCAGTTCCAGCATGTGGTCGCCGGACTTGAGGAGCACCGCAATAAGTGCGGCATCCACGGTAATGCTGCCTTCGCGCAAACGGTCCAGAACGTCTTCGACGATGTGGGTGAAGCTGACAATCGCGTCTAGCCCGAACAGTCCCGCAGAACCCTTGATAGTGTGGGCAGCGCGAAATACAGCGCCGATGGCGTCATCGTCGTCGGGCTCGTTTTCCAGTTGCAGCAGCGACCCTTCCATCGCCTGCAACAGCTCGCGAGCTTCGAGGATGAAGGTTTGTTGTGCCTGATCAAGGTTAATGCTCACGCTCATTTCCTTTGACGTGTGTTGCAGGATGCAAACCGACAAATCGTTAGATAGCTTCGGCCAGGTTGCACAGTTCAAGCGTTTCCATGACTGCCTTGCTGCGGCCCGTCAGGGTCAGATCGGTACCGGCTCTGGAGGCTTCGCGGCTGGCGAGCATTAGTAGCTGCAGGCCTGCGCCATCGATTTCGGTAACCTGCGACAAATCGATTTCCATGCGCGGGGTTCCTCCCAGGCGTGGCAGCAGTTGTGCGGCAAGTTCTGCGGCGGTGTAGATCGTCAATTCACCGTCGATGTGCACGCGCGCCGTGTCATTGGATGTCTCGCACAGGAGTGGCATGGCAGCCTCCGTTGTCAGGGCAGGATCAGCTTGGAAACTGCCGCCAGCATCTGCGCGGGCTGGAACGGCTTGACCACCCAGGCTCTGGCACCGGCGGCCTGGCCTTCCAGCTTTTTCGATTCCTGGGATTCGGTGGTCAGCATGATGATCGGCGTGAACTTGTAGTTGGCCAGCTTCTTGACCTCCTTGACGAAGGTGATGCCATCCATGTTGGGCATGTTCACATCGCTGATGATCAGGTGCACTTTCTGGCCATTGAGCTTGCCCAGCGCATCCTTGCCGTCACTGGCTTCGATCACGTCATATCCCGCACTTTTCAAGGCAATGCCGACCACCTGCCGAACACTGCTGGAGTCATCGACAACCAATACACTTTTAGCCATGAGGCTCTCCTTAGAAGAAGGTAATTTCCTGTGAATTCTGCTGTGCGCCAGTGCCGCCACGGTGGGTATGACGCTGTTCGTCAGTGGCGTAGGTGGCCTCCATTCGTGCCAGCCAATCGCGAGCATTGAGGGAGGCGGTCTGTTCAGGCGATTGACTGACCTGCTGCAGATGCGCGTGCAGCGAATCTATGTTGTCGCGCACGTGAGTCAGGATCTGGCTGACCCGATCCTGAAATTGCAGACTGACCAATACGTCGGTGAGTTCGTCCCGAATGCCGAAGCTTTCCTGTTGCAGCATTTCGGCGGATTCGGCAAGGCGTTGGGTGACGGTCTTGAAGCGCTCCAGCACCTGCTGGATGCTGCTTTCGGAGGTCGCGACCGAGTTGCTGTCCTGGTCTGCGCCGCTCGAGGCCGCTTGCACCAGTTGGGTGATGGCATTGTTGATGATGTCGACTTTTGCGGACATCTGTTGCCCGGTTTCGCTGGACTTGCTCGACAGGCTGCGCACTGCGTCAGCGACCACGGCAAACCCGCGTCCGGCTTCTCCGGCACGAGCGGCTTCGATGGCCGCATTGAGCGCGAGCAGGTTGGTTTGCGCTGCGATTGCCGCGACGTCGGCAGCCATGGTTCTGAGCTCACCGGTGTAGGCGGTCAGATTGCGCACTTGAGTCAGGGTTTCATCGCGACTGGTTTGCGTCGCCTTCAGAGAATCGATGACTTGCACCAACTCGCCGTCACTCTGGGCCAGCGCGTGCTGTGCGCCACCGGCGCTATGTCCGGACAGTTCACCCGCAGCCTGCTGTGACGCCTGAACCGTGTCCTGCAACCGCGAAGAAATACTGGTGAAGCGGGTGGCCAGCGAGACGATTGCGGTTTCGGTCTGCTGACGTGAGCTTTCTACCTGCTTGGCCCAGATGGGCATTGCACCGAGAAAGACTTCGTTGAGTTGTGCCGCGGATTTCAGCGAAGGGTTTTCACTGGCCTGCTGCTCATGCAAGGCAACGGCAGTGGCGATAGCTTCATTGATTCGCACGCGTTGTGAGCGAGTGCTCCACCAGCTGGCAGCGAAACCAACAACCAGTATCGCAGCACCGAAGCCCAGGCTTTGACGGGTTGGGCCTTCAAGCGTTAGCGTGACGATTGCCGCAGCAACGGCGGGAAGCAACGGCAGCCAGAGGAAGGGCACATGGACTTTTTGGGATGAGCGAGCGGTTTGGCCGGGCATCATGGTTCAATCCTTGAACAGTCACACATTCGAAATAATGCGAACAATGAGTTATCTGCTCCGCCGATCCAGACTTGAGCCCCAGAGCCGGACCGGTCGTCAGATCGTCTGGAATAGTGGTCATCATCGGTCATTGGCATGCAGGCTCCTTATGACCTGTCAGGTCGAAGTCGGGACATTCAAGAACAAGATGATGGCACATAGCCATAAAAAAAGCTGTGCGATCAATTTGCGTGATCGAAGGTCCACATCCGGACGCACAGCAAGCGTGGATTTGCTTCAGTCAGCTATTGGCCCCGGTGCAACAGTGACCAAGCGATACTGCTCCGGGCCGAGGTGAGTCAGTCAGTTGTTGTCTTTCCAATCCGAGGAGAAACACCATGCAATACCGACAATTTGGTAACACTGGCCTCAGTGTTTCCCGGCTGTGTCTAGGTACCATGACGTTTGGGCTGCAAACCGATGCACAGGTCTCGCACCAGATCATCGACCGGGCCGCCGAGGCCGGGGTCAATTTCATCGACACCGCCGACGTGTATCCACTGGGCGCAAAACTTGACACTGTTGGCCGTACCGAAGAAATCGTCGGCAGTTGGCTCAAGGGCAAGCGCGACGATTACATTCTGGCCACCAAGGCGTGCGGAATAATGGGCGAGCAGGCCTGGCAGCGCGGGGCTTCACGCAAGCACTTGCTCAGCGCCATTGAAGCGTCGCTCAAGCGCCTGAACACCGACTATGTCGATCTTTACCAGCTGCATTCGGACGATCCAAGCACACCGCTCGAAGAAACCCTCGAAGCACTGGATATCATCGTCCGCCACGGCAAGGCGCGTTACATCGGCGTCTCGAACTTTCTCGCCTATCGGCTGGCGCGCATGCTGGGTCGCGCCGACTTCCTCAAGCTGACCCGCTTCGTGTCCGTCCAGCCGCGCTACAACCTGCTGTTCCGCCAGATCGAACGCGAGCTGTTGCCACTGGCTGGCGAAGAACGTCTGGCCGTGATTCCTTACAATCCCTTGGCTGGCGGCTTGCTCACCGGCAAGCACGCCCATGACAAGGCACCTTCCGAAGGTCGATTCACGGCAACAGTCGGCAAGGCTGGCGAGATGTATCAGCAGCGCTACTGGCACGAGCGGGAATTCCAGAGCATCGCAAAACTCAAGGAAGTCATTACCGACGCTGGCAAGCCGATGACCACGACCTCCGTGGCCTGGGTGCTGGCCAATCCGCTGGTGACTTCGGCGATCATTGGCGCCAGCCGTCCTGAGCAACTGGACGACACGCTGGCGGCGGCGGATTTCGTGCTGGAGGCGGAACTCAAGTCTCAGCTCGATGACATCACTCATGAATATCGCTGGGGTGATGCGGCGCGCTAACGGCCGCTGGATCGTGGCTCAGGTCACGCTCTTTCGGCAGACGCAGGCCTGCTCCACAGTTCCATCGCGAAATCCACAAAACAGCGCAATTTCGGCGATCGGTAGCGATCTTGCGCGTACATCAAATGCATCGGCCGACAGGGGAGCTGGTACTGCGGTAGCAGCGCAACCAGCCGGCCGCTCTGCAAGTCTTCTTCGATCAGCGCGTCGGGCATCATTGCGATCCCGGCACCGGCGCGTGCCGCCTTGTGCAGACCTGACGACGTATTCATGGTGATCGGTCCGCTCACAGGCACCAGCACTTCACCTTCCGGCCCGCTCAGGCGCCAGTGTTTTTCCACGGAACTCCAGTCGTCGCCTGCCGGATAAGCAAAGGCCAGGCAGTCGTGATGTTGCAGGTCCATGGGCTCGGTCGGCGTGCCGCGACGTTGCAGATAGTCCGGCGAAGCACAGATCGTCAACATGTAGTCCTCAAGCGGGCGGGCAATCAGGCTTGAATTCTCTGGCGTGCCAAGGCGGATGGCGGCATCGAAGCCATGGCCGATCAAGTCCATTCGCTCGTTGCTGAACACCACGTCCAGCCTGATCTGCGGGAAGCGTCGGGAGAACTCAGTCAAGGCTGGTGCCAGTCGCTCGTTGCCAAACGTGAACGGCGCGGTGATCCGCAAGGTGCCCTTGGGCACTGCCTGGGCCTGTTCCGCCAGATGCTCGGAAGCGGCGACCAACCCGAGCACTTCCAGGCAACGCTGGTAATAGGACTCGCCGAACTCGGTCAGACGCTGACGTCGTGTTGTGCGGTTGAGCAGGCCGACCCCGAGCCGCTGCTCGAGCGCCCGCAAGTGATTGCCCACCATGGTTGTCGACAAGCCGCACTCAAATGCGGCTGCGGTCATGCTGCCGGTCTCGACCACTTTCACGTACACCGACATTGCCTGGAATAAGTCCATTATCAAGCCTGACTTTAAAATGAATGGAGGATTTAGCGGTTTATCCAGCTGAGGTGGCTAACGATACTGGAATTATCCACCGACTGGAGCTTTATGCCATGACCGCCGCCTGCCTGATGACCACTTATAAACCGCTGGCCCTGAGTTTCGTCAAAGGCCTGGGCACGCGTTTGTGGGACGAAACCGGGCGCGAATACCTGGATGCGGTCGCGGGTGTAGCGGTGACCAACGTAGGCCACTCCCATCCGCGTCTGGTGGCGGCGATCAGCGAACAAGCCGGGCTGTTGTTGCACACCTCCAATCTTTACAGCATCGACTGGCAGGAACGTCTGGCGCTGAAGCTGACCGGGCTTGCCGGCATGGAGCGGGCGTTCTTCAACAATTCCGGCGCCGAGGCGAACGAAACCGCACTGAAGCTGGCGCGGCTTTACGCCTGGCACAAAGGCATCGAAAAACCCTTGGTGTTGGTCATGGAGAATGCTTTCCATGGACGCACATTGGGGACGTTATCCGCCAGCGACGGACCTGCGGTACGCCTGGGTTTCAACTCGCTGCCGGGGGATTTTCTCAAGGTGCCGTTTGGTGATCTGCAAGCTCTGGACGAGGCCTGCACAACTTACGGGCATCGCATCACGGCAATGCTTGTCGAGCCGATCCAGGGCGAAAGCGGCGTGCAGTTGCCGCCACCGGGTTATCTCAAAGCCCTGCGGGATCGTTGCACGCGGCGCGGCTGGTTGCTGATGCTCGACGAAATCCAGACCGGCATGGGCCGGACTGGCCAATGGTTCGCTTTCCAGCACGAAGGCATTGTTCCGGATGTCATGACCCTCGCCAAAGGCCTCGGCAACGGCATTCCCATCGGCGCGTGTCTGGCTCGGGGCAAGGCTGCGCAGTTGTTTACCCCAGGCAGTCATGGCAGCACTTTTGGTGGCAATCCGCTGGCTTGCCGCGTCGGGTGTACCGTGGTGGATATTCTTGAGGATCAGGCACTGGTGGACAACGCGCGAGTGCAAGGCGAACGCCTACTGGCCGGTTTGCGTGCAGCGTTGAGTGATCACCCTGATGTGCTGGCGATTCGAGGCAAAGGCTTGATGGTCGGTATCGAACTGACGCGGGCGCTGCCCGACCTGGCGCTGATTGCCGCGAGGGATCATGGCTTGCTGCTCAATGTGACGCGGGGCAAGACAATCCGTTTGTTACCACCTTTGACGGTGGATGCTCAGGAGGTGGACGCCATTGTCCGGGGCGTATGCCAGACGCTCGCGCCGAACTGATGTCCGGCGCAGCGAATGGATGCGGTCAGGTCACCACGCGATAGCAGGGTACATAGGCCGCGCCGCCGGGTAGCTTCATCCGGTGTTGCTCGACAAAGGCATTCAGCAGGCGGTCCAGCGGTTGCATGATCGCTGCATCGCCATGGATTTCGTACGGCCCATGCTGTTCGATCAGGCGGATGCCCTTGTCTTTCACGTTACCGGCGACGATCCCGGAGAACGCTCGGCGCAGATTCGCCGCCAGCGTGTGGGGCGCAAGATCGCGGCTCAGTTGCAGGCTGGCCATGTTTTCATGGGTTGGATCAAACGGACGCTGGAAACCGGCGTCGATTTTCAGCAGCCAGTTGAAGTGGAACGCATCGTTGCGCTCGCGACGGAACTGCTTGACCGCCCTGAGGCCCAGAGTCATTTCCCGGGCAACCTCGGTCGGATCGTCGATGATGATCTGGTAATGGGCTTGTGCCGCTTCGCCCAGGGTCGCGCCGACGAAAGCGTGCAGTTGTTGCAGATAAGGCGCGGCGCTTTTCGGGCCGGTCAGGATGACCGGGAACGGCACATCGACGTTGTCCGGGTGCATGAGGATGCCGAGCAGATACAGGAACTCTTCTGCCGTGCCCGCGCCACCCGGGAAAATGATGATGCCGTGGCCGACGCGCACAAACGCTTCAAGACGCTTCTCGATATCCGGCAGGATCACCAGTTCGTTGACGATCGGATTCGGCGCTTCGGCGGCGATGATTCCCGGTTCGGTCAGGCCCAGGTAACGGCCGCCAGTGATGCGTTGCTTGGCGTGGGCGATGGTCGCGCCCTTCATCGGACCTTTCATTACACCGGGACCGCAACCCGTGCAGATGTCCAGGCTGCGCAGGCCCAGTTCGTGCCCGACTTTCTTGGTGTATTTGTATTCTTCGGTGTTGATCGAGTGACCGCCCCAGCACACCACCATCTTCGGCTCCAGGCCTGGGCGCAGGGTGCGGGCGTTGCGCAGCAGATGGAACACGTAATCGGTGATGCCTTGCGAGCTTTCCAGGTCGATGCGCTGGCTGTCCAGTTCGCTTTCGGTGTAGACGATATCGCGCAGGGCACTGAAGAGCATTTCCCGGGTGCTGGCGATCATCTCGCCATCCACGAACGCATCGGCCGGGGCGTTGAGCAGTTCCAGGCGCACGCCGCGATCCTGCTGATGGATGCGCACCTCGAAGTTTTCGTACGCCTCAAGAATGGTCTTGGCGTTATCGACATGGGCGCCGGTGTTGAGGATAGCCAGGGCGCACTGGCGGAACAGGGTGTAGATGCTGCCGGAGCCGGCGGCGCTGAGTTGCTGGACTTCGCGCTGGGAAAGCGTTTCCAGGCTGCCTTTGGGGCTGACCGAGGCGTTGATGACTTGTCTTTGGGGCATTCTGTATTCCTTGAAAGGACACCGCTGAGGCTTTTCGACCCAGCGGTATCTGATAATGAGTGCCCGGCGCGGTCGCGTGTTTCGCCGAAAGCCGGGCGGGCAACAGGCTTCGTCGTCAGATCATCGGGGGGCCAGGGCCATCACCACGCTGAAGTCTGGCAAACGAGGCCAGGAAAATCGTTCTCCTCGTCCTTTGGAGATGCCGCACATGAGGGGCTTGTAACAGTCAGGGCCAGCCATTGAACTGGCGATTCAAGTGAACGTCAACTCCATGCAAGTGATTGAACATACTCGCATCCTACTCCTGATTCATGTCTTGCTGGCAGCCCCGGCAACGCGCCGTTTCTTACCCGTCGTCGGCGTCGATGCTTTACGTTTCCCGGTCTTGCGCTTGTTCTTCCAGGGTGTCGCGCCTGCGGCGGGACTCGCGGATCCGCTGATGGTCAGGCGCAGGCCCAGGCAGCGGGTCACCTGCTTGCTCATCCAGGCGCTCTGTTTGGCGACGAACTCTTCCAGACTCATCTCGCCGCTTTGCACCATGTCCAGCGCCTGCTCCCAAATGGCCGTGGTGCCGGGGTCGGCGATGGCGCGCGGCACCGCATCGATCAGGCCGAAGGCGGCGGCAGTAGCGGCCAGCGCCTTGCCGTGCTTGACCAGATAACCACGGTCGAGCAAACCCTGGATGATCCCGGCGCGGGTCGCTTCAGTGCCAATGCCGGTGGTGTCCTTGAGCTTTTGCTTGAGCAGCGGATCTTCAACCAGCCGGGCGACGTTTTTCATCGCCTTGATCAGATCGCCTTCGGTGAACGGCTTGGGCGGCTGCGTCCACAAATCCTTGAGGTTGACCTTGGCAACCGCGCAGTCGCAGCCCTGGGTCAATGCTGGCAGTGGTTGCGGAGCGGGGGCTTCGCGGCCCTTGGCGGGGGCAAGTGCTTCGGGCAAGGCGCGCTTCCAGCCAGGTTCGACAATCTGTTTGCCCACCGCGCGCAGTGCTTGCCCGGCGCAATCAAAGTCGGCCTGGGTGCGATCGTATTCGTGGTTGGGTAGAAACTGTGCCAGATAGCGCGCCCGAATCAAGGTGTAGACCGCCCGCTGCTTGCCCACCAGACGCCCGAGATCCCGGACTGCCGCAGTGGGAATGATGCCGTGGTGAGCGCTGACCTTGGCGTCGTTCCACGCCCGTGAGCGCCGACTCGGGTCCAGATGCGGGAGCAAGTCGCTCAACGCTGGATCAGCGCGGCCCAATGCAGCGAGGATCGCCGGCGCTTCGCTGTGCTGGCTCAGGGGCAGGAAACCGCAATCGCTGCGTGGATAGGTGATGACCTTGTGGGTTTCATACAGGGCCTGGGCGATGTCCAGGGTTTCCTGTGCACCAAGGCCGAGTTTTTTCGAGCAGATTTCCTGCAGGGTGCCGAGGTCGAAGGGCAGGGGTGCTGCTTCGCGTACTCGTTCGGTTCGCAGCTTGATCAGGCGCGCGCTGGTCGCCTCGCTCATGCTGGCGGCGGCCTGTTGCGCAATCGACTGGTTCAGGCAGCGGTCCTGATCATCGCAAACGTCGGGATCCGCGCGCCATTGCGCGGTGAAGGTCTGGCCTTGATGCTCCAGCTGGACGTCAATGGCCCAGAAGGCGACCGGGACGAAGTCGGCAATGCTTCGGTCGCGATCCACCACCAGCCGCAGGGTAGGCGTTTGCACCCGGCCTACTGGCAATACGCCTTGATAACCTGACTGGCGGCCGAGGAGGGTGAACAGGCGACTCATGTTCATGCCGATCAGCCAGTCAGCCCGCGACCGTCCAAGCGCCGAGTGATACAGGCTGAAGGTTTCGGCGCCGGGCTTGAGAGCGGCCAATGCCTTGCGAATCGACGCGTCGTCCAGTGCCGACAGCCACAAGCGCTGGATCGGCCCGCGATAACGGCAGTGGTCGACCAGTTCCCGGGCGATCATCTCGCCTTCCCGGTCGGCGTCAGTGGCGATGACCAGCTCCGAGGCTTCCCCCAGCAAGCGTTTGACTGCCTTGAATTGACTGGCAGTGCGCGGCTTGACCAGCATTTTCCATTTTTCCGGAATGATCGGCAGGTCTTCGAGTACCCAGCGTTTGTAGCGGGCGTCGTAGGCATCCGGCGGAGCGGTTTCCAGAAGATGACCGATGCACCAGGTGACTGTCGCGTTTGGCCCCACCCAGCAACCATCGCCACGCCGGCTCGCACCGAGTACCGCAGCAATGTCTTTGGCTTGGGAAGGTTTTTCACACAGGAACAGCCGCATAAACACCGTCGTTTTCACGCTTCTCGAAGGTGTACAGCATGCGCAGTGATGAGGTTTTGGGCAACCTTTATCTGTATGGATATACAGATAAAAGTTGTGGGACGTTGCCGCAGCACAGTGCGTTGATCAGCAGCAGGCAGCCGCGCGCTCCGGACGATTACCCATGGCGCAGAGGCGTCCGGAGTCCGGCGTCAGCCAGTGTTTATTGGCATTGAGCGTCGTGCGCAACACCTCGCTTACCCAGTCCGGAAGGTTCGGATGCAAGCGGTAATACACCCACTGACCCTGGCGGCGATCCGCCAGCAGCCCGCACTCGCGAAGCACGGCAAGATTGCGGGAAACCTTGGGTTGGCTCTGGTTCAGCGCGCAGGTCAGTTCGCACACGCAGAGTTC
This genomic window from Pseudomonas sp. G.S.17 contains:
- a CDS encoding STAS domain-containing protein — protein: MPLLCETSNDTARVHIDGELTIYTAAELAAQLLPRLGGTPRMEIDLSQVTEIDGAGLQLLMLASREASRAGTDLTLTGRSKAVMETLELCNLAEAI
- a CDS encoding response regulator, with amino-acid sequence MAKSVLVVDDSSSVRQVVGIALKSAGYDVIEASDGKDALGKLNGQKVHLIISDVNMPNMDGITFVKEVKKLANYKFTPIIMLTTESQESKKLEGQAAGARAWVVKPFQPAQMLAAVSKLILP
- a CDS encoding methyl-accepting chemotaxis protein, producing the protein MMPGQTARSSQKVHVPFLWLPLLPAVAAAIVTLTLEGPTRQSLGFGAAILVVGFAASWWSTRSQRVRINEAIATAVALHEQQASENPSLKSAAQLNEVFLGAMPIWAKQVESSRQQTETAIVSLATRFTSISSRLQDTVQASQQAAGELSGHSAGGAQHALAQSDGELVQVIDSLKATQTSRDETLTQVRNLTAYTGELRTMAADVAAIAAQTNLLALNAAIEAARAGEAGRGFAVVADAVRSLSSKSSETGQQMSAKVDIINNAITQLVQAASSGADQDSNSVATSESSIQQVLERFKTVTQRLAESAEMLQQESFGIRDELTDVLVSLQFQDRVSQILTHVRDNIDSLHAHLQQVSQSPEQTASLNARDWLARMEATYATDEQRHTHRGGTGAQQNSQEITFF
- a CDS encoding aldo/keto reductase, which translates into the protein MQYRQFGNTGLSVSRLCLGTMTFGLQTDAQVSHQIIDRAAEAGVNFIDTADVYPLGAKLDTVGRTEEIVGSWLKGKRDDYILATKACGIMGEQAWQRGASRKHLLSAIEASLKRLNTDYVDLYQLHSDDPSTPLEETLEALDIIVRHGKARYIGVSNFLAYRLARMLGRADFLKLTRFVSVQPRYNLLFRQIERELLPLAGEERLAVIPYNPLAGGLLTGKHAHDKAPSEGRFTATVGKAGEMYQQRYWHEREFQSIAKLKEVITDAGKPMTTTSVAWVLANPLVTSAIIGASRPEQLDDTLAAADFVLEAELKSQLDDITHEYRWGDAAR
- a CDS encoding LysR family transcriptional regulator, whose amino-acid sequence is MDLFQAMSVYVKVVETGSMTAAAFECGLSTTMVGNHLRALEQRLGVGLLNRTTRRQRLTEFGESYYQRCLEVLGLVAASEHLAEQAQAVPKGTLRITAPFTFGNERLAPALTEFSRRFPQIRLDVVFSNERMDLIGHGFDAAIRLGTPENSSLIARPLEDYMLTICASPDYLQRRGTPTEPMDLQHHDCLAFAYPAGDDWSSVEKHWRLSGPEGEVLVPVSGPITMNTSSGLHKAARAGAGIAMMPDALIEEDLQSGRLVALLPQYQLPCRPMHLMYAQDRYRSPKLRCFVDFAMELWSRPASAERA
- a CDS encoding aspartate aminotransferase family protein, coding for MTAACLMTTYKPLALSFVKGLGTRLWDETGREYLDAVAGVAVTNVGHSHPRLVAAISEQAGLLLHTSNLYSIDWQERLALKLTGLAGMERAFFNNSGAEANETALKLARLYAWHKGIEKPLVLVMENAFHGRTLGTLSASDGPAVRLGFNSLPGDFLKVPFGDLQALDEACTTYGHRITAMLVEPIQGESGVQLPPPGYLKALRDRCTRRGWLLMLDEIQTGMGRTGQWFAFQHEGIVPDVMTLAKGLGNGIPIGACLARGKAAQLFTPGSHGSTFGGNPLACRVGCTVVDILEDQALVDNARVQGERLLAGLRAALSDHPDVLAIRGKGLMVGIELTRALPDLALIAARDHGLLLNVTRGKTIRLLPPLTVDAQEVDAIVRGVCQTLAPN
- the ppnN gene encoding nucleotide 5'-monophosphate nucleosidase PpnN, which codes for MPQRQVINASVSPKGSLETLSQREVQQLSAAGSGSIYTLFRQCALAILNTGAHVDNAKTILEAYENFEVRIHQQDRGVRLELLNAPADAFVDGEMIASTREMLFSALRDIVYTESELDSQRIDLESSQGITDYVFHLLRNARTLRPGLEPKMVVCWGGHSINTEEYKYTKKVGHELGLRSLDICTGCGPGVMKGPMKGATIAHAKQRITGGRYLGLTEPGIIAAEAPNPIVNELVILPDIEKRLEAFVRVGHGIIIFPGGAGTAEEFLYLLGILMHPDNVDVPFPVILTGPKSAAPYLQQLHAFVGATLGEAAQAHYQIIIDDPTEVAREMTLGLRAVKQFRRERNDAFHFNWLLKIDAGFQRPFDPTHENMASLQLSRDLAPHTLAANLRRAFSGIVAGNVKDKGIRLIEQHGPYEIHGDAAIMQPLDRLLNAFVEQHRMKLPGGAAYVPCYRVVT
- a CDS encoding DNA topoisomerase III, translating into MRLFLCEKPSQAKDIAAVLGASRRGDGCWVGPNATVTWCIGHLLETAPPDAYDARYKRWVLEDLPIIPEKWKMLVKPRTASQFKAVKRLLGEASELVIATDADREGEMIARELVDHCRYRGPIQRLWLSALDDASIRKALAALKPGAETFSLYHSALGRSRADWLIGMNMSRLFTLLGRQSGYQGVLPVGRVQTPTLRLVVDRDRSIADFVPVAFWAIDVQLEHQGQTFTAQWRADPDVCDDQDRCLNQSIAQQAAASMSEATSARLIKLRTERVREAAPLPFDLGTLQEICSKKLGLGAQETLDIAQALYETHKVITYPRSDCGFLPLSQHSEAPAILAALGRADPALSDLLPHLDPSRRSRAWNDAKVSAHHGIIPTAAVRDLGRLVGKQRAVYTLIRARYLAQFLPNHEYDRTQADFDCAGQALRAVGKQIVEPGWKRALPEALAPAKGREAPAPQPLPALTQGCDCAVAKVNLKDLWTQPPKPFTEGDLIKAMKNVARLVEDPLLKQKLKDTTGIGTEATRAGIIQGLLDRGYLVKHGKALAATAAAFGLIDAVPRAIADPGTTAIWEQALDMVQSGEMSLEEFVAKQSAWMSKQVTRCLGLRLTISGSASPAAGATPWKNKRKTGKRKASTPTTGKKRRVAGAASKT
- a CDS encoding metalloregulator ArsR/SmtB family transcription factor — encoded protein: MADHLTPTTVFKCLADENRIRMMLLITGEQELCVCELTCALNQSQPKVSRNLAVLRECGLLADRRQGQWVYYRLHPNLPDWVSEVLRTTLNANKHWLTPDSGRLCAMGNRPERAAACC